The genomic stretch CTTTTGGAATATTCTTGGGGGCTAAGATCCAATATTTCATATTGCTATGCAGTTCTCGCTGGACAGACTTTATCCCTTCGATCTCAGCTCCAATATTAAAAATTGGAGCCATGAATAGCAGGATTATAAATATAAGTTTCAAAGGGTTGTTACGCTTCACTCCCTCTTCTTTCATTTTAACTCGCCGCTTACATCAACAGCACCCTGGGGTTTTTCGTCAATGGCGATGGCCTTCTGCGGCGCGCCGGCGTTGAGGTCGAATTTCTTCATATCCACTTTCTTCCAGGAGGTGTTGTCGTAGGTCTTGTAATACAGGACGAGGTTCGTCAGGTCCTTGATGACCACCCACTGGGCGAAACCCTCCATCTTTACGAACGGGGCCGGATGTTCCTTTATGACTCCCTTGGGTATATCTACCGAATTCAGCAGGTGTTCGGCCTGGTTTACGGCCTCGGCGGAATCCTTTGCAGGTTGGGCCGCGTCAACGCAGTAAGATATCTTCACGAACCGCGAAGGCGGCGTCCAGTCACCGGGCAGGCCGAGCATGCCGCTGCCTACGCCGGTCGGCGCGATCTTGGCGCCGTTTATGGTCCTGTCCTTCCTGTCGTTCGCATCGAGGTTGATATAGTTGCGAAGGTTGTTCATCTGCCAGGGAAAGTCCGGACGGTTGGTCATTACCCCAAGCGGATTATCATAGACGTTTACTTTCCCGCCTATGAATTCGACTACCAGGTTCTTGCCGGAGGCGTCGTGCAGGGCTATATGAAGGTCCAATTGGCCGTGCATCTCTTTTAGGGTTATGCCCGCGACGTTTATCGACGGTAAAGCCGCCTTCGCCTCGTCCACTGTCGCGAAATTACCCATTATCCAGGAGCATAGGTCGATGATAGTGACGAACTTCCCTGGCAGCGTCGGCTGGTATTCCGCTCCGGTAAACATAAGGGCGTCGTAAGCCAGGCCCTTTTCGTTTATGCCTTCGACGTAGCCGTCTTTTATGTTTAGCGCCTCGACCCCTAAAAACCCGTACTTATTCGTCCAGGTCAGGCCCTTCACGCCCTTGTCTCCGATACTGGTAAATTGACGGCCGCGGGGGACCGCTACGATCCTTGAATGCAGCTCCGTGGGGAATTCCATCGAACGGCCTATGACGACACTTCCGTCCTTTGCCCTGACCTGGAAATCGGTGCAGGCAAAAGATACGGCGGTCGTACAAAGCGCCGTCACAAAAACGCAAAGGTACTTTAAGTAAGACATTCTGTGTTCCTCCTTATTTCGTATTTGTACGACTGGATCTCGTACTCCACCCGCGAATCGGACCAACCCAACAGCTCACCCATTATCCGGCCGGTTTCTTCATAGACATCAAGGCCGCGCAAAGGCGTCATAGAAAGCTGCAGGCGGCGCGCAAGGAGATCGGTCAGGCTGACGGCCATTTCATGGTTAACAGCATACTCTATCCGCGCTCGAAGGTCCCCCTTCCCTGCCGCTTTTGCCGGGGAAGGCCCCTCTTCGGCAGTTGCGCACGCCTTAAATGTCCTGCCCTCGAACCTGCGGACCACCAGGTCGACCAATTGCTGGGCAAGGCGCC from Candidatus Omnitrophota bacterium encodes the following:
- a CDS encoding choloylglycine hydrolase family protein, which translates into the protein MSYLKYLCVFVTALCTTAVSFACTDFQVRAKDGSVVIGRSMEFPTELHSRIVAVPRGRQFTSIGDKGVKGLTWTNKYGFLGVEALNIKDGYVEGINEKGLAYDALMFTGAEYQPTLPGKFVTIIDLCSWIMGNFATVDEAKAALPSINVAGITLKEMHGQLDLHIALHDASGKNLVVEFIGGKVNVYDNPLGVMTNRPDFPWQMNNLRNYINLDANDRKDRTINGAKIAPTGVGSGMLGLPGDWTPPSRFVKISYCVDAAQPAKDSAEAVNQAEHLLNSVDIPKGVIKEHPAPFVKMEGFAQWVVIKDLTNLVLYYKTYDNTSWKKVDMKKFDLNAGAPQKAIAIDEKPQGAVDVSGELK